The Plasmodium brasilianum strain Bolivian I chromosome 14, whole genome shotgun sequence genome contains a region encoding:
- a CDS encoding hypothetical protein (conserved Plasmodium protein): MLWKHFSRIPHELLGKGGLKKLALKVSVIKETFKIVLDLICRSYSTTILNKSTTKFINLYTKYIYNNVFAILCNNTYYKISNYKQPISNFFLRNKIINRKLERIKITTYEDKIIKKKGNAVKNKTNIYTEEIYENNPSEHYIIDLYNNETHLEPEYSSSFFLNNQISTCESNYNTTQSSDDSRTNENDDLYSSSYLENGMLSYETLEYDEDEANESIKNCYLYNGYTNATTYKNSEEYKFLKNRLNDKKRDFVNIAIDVSSQCYDHQGEDEQSESGSCNSSKREKNLENSDKEIKEIYKKKRRKKKRKIYEIYNTETTVEQNMYCANYLNEYYSSSYDCTSEESDNISRNDSADNDFHDNYSADVFENDCLCHYSAHSYDTIHST; this comes from the coding sequence ATGCTATGGAAACATTTTTCAAGGATACCACATGAATTATTGGGAAAAGGaggattaaaaaaattagcctTGAAAGTTAGTGTAATTAAggaaacatttaaaatagttTTGGATCTTATATGCAGGAGTTACTCTACCACAATCTTAAATAAATCTACAAccaaatttattaatttatatactaaatatatatataataatgtatttgCAATTTTGtgtaataatacatattataaaattagcaATTACAAACAACCtataagtaatttttttttaagaaacaaaattatCAATAGAAAATTAGAGCgcataaaaattacaacatacgaagataaaataataaaaaaaaaaggtaatgcagtgaaaaataaaacaaatatatatacagaagagatatatgaaaataatccAAGTGAGCATTATATAATTGAcctatataataatgaaacaCATTTAGAACCTGAATATAGTagttctttctttttaaataatcaaaTTTCCACATGTGAATCGAATTATAACACAACACAATCTAGCGATGATAGTAGAActaatgaaaatgatgatTTATATAGCAGCTCCTATTTAGAAAATGGAATGTTATCTTATGAGACGTTAGAATATGATGAGGACGAAGCAAatgaaagtataaaaaattgcTATTTATATAATGGGTATACAAATGCAACTACTTATAAAAATTCTGAAgagtataaatttttaaagaatcgTTTAAACGACAAAAAAAGggattttgtaaatatagcGATAGACGTTTCATCACAGTGTTACGACCATCAAGGGGAAGATGAACAAAGCGAAAGTGGAAGTTGCAACAGCAGCAAACGAGAGAAAAACTTGGAAAACAGtgataaagaaataaaagagatatataaaaaaaaaagaagaaaaaaaaaaagaaaaatatatgagaTTTATAACACAGAAACAACAGTAGAGCAAAATATGTACTGTGCAAATTATTTAAACGAGTATTATTCATCTTCATATGATTGTACTAGTGAAGAAAGCGATAATATTAGTAGGAATGATTCTGCAGATAATGACTTTCACGACAATTATTCCGCAGATGTATTTGAAAATGATTGTTTATGTCATTACAGTGCCCACAGTTATGACACTATTCACAGtacataa
- a CDS encoding hypothetical protein (conserved Plasmodium protein) has protein sequence MLSKDRDNSKLKYNILSISSNDKDHDVTYLLKNTDVEIYKPWLSEQNCIYPQEFILQIKPAKIKYLEFLSHEYAISRKIEIYISNNNKDFLKAGFFRFNDNASTNYCAKELKYVYLPCSMKCTFVKLRLHSPYHNYLNVHSQIGLYYINIIPEDISLNITSEANTFLKLTSSANKKNKNYNDIKVNNKKALLRKREVTTYSSNLTDNNAAQHFTEEVRLESFKRSYSKCDINKISSLYETLENKIKCFEKIKGECVAKEEFNTANELKKIVNIFISLKNVITFIKGKKKKYVREENYGKAKRLKEKEIKIKIIIKNIEELNIINNCSRKWYYEWLVLYYKELEYYEKEINKIMSNENIKKNSALFDNHKNDNDNDVDLNNILLFICSDNEKKREMGFDLAYKPFEDRDKKYKNFWLNNLESLCLIIKRGISDPYYNIFIKSVVTLEKMLNKFQDYFLKLDNRHDDHFNDKNIKYLKHIISSLLKRLDDSNLDVVDICIKTIMMMLHNNFTSFKNVFSIILSMLFYFFSADVTSEINEKIIVSLMSFYYSLINKYYTSVKNDINLKKVLEIISLFLEVDLESIKQTSLDFFVNIYNTVENRNELFEEFLLNVSYDTKNLIINRVNQEEKENTKTLKNANDEKNENENEKPKKHCLFINNDELLKKNSYLNNNYLNIKEFTSFEHNTEKIDENENVSIGVIRNNNTENCTALNINMKDNRLVDKNSKLTFVENSHLKKEKCPSEIQELQDNSTTENKEYEKVQMVAVNKMKATETDLITISSLHKKEAPINEQVKRESSTKHEEKLTNKSEDVEDSTKIDDEYDETNVPSFTCKYCFKYDEAFTEIGLEKHWIKKCPMLCTCPNCFLIVELVVIYDHFLSECSHNHMYTPCEYCNKIVKKNLLDSHVMNECNGKKTEYLSCYYCSLCIESFDIDIWRAHFLSCSKNPRLQ, from the coding sequence ATGCTCTCAAAAGACAGAGACAATtcgaaattaaaatataatatattaagcaTATCATCAAATGATAAAGATCATGATGTTACATAcctattaaaaaatacagatGTGGAAATTTATAAACCATGGCTAAGCGAACAAAATTGTATATACCCGcaagaatttattttacagaTAAAACCagctaaaataaaatatttagaatTTTTATCTCATGAATATGCCATAAGTAGGAagattgaaatatatatatctaataacAATAAAGATTTCTTAAAAGCTGGTTTTTTTAGATTTAATGACAACGCTTCAACAAATTATTGTGCTAAAGAacttaaatatgtatatttgccATGTTCCATGAAATGCACATTTGTCAAATTACGGCTTCATAGTCCATATCACAACTATCTAAATGTCCATTCACAAATTGGGTTGTATTACATCAACATAATTCCTGAAGacatttctttaaatattacatCTGAGGCAAATACATTTCTTAAATTAACCTCCTCagctaataaaaaaaataaaaattataatgatattaaggtaaataataaaaaagcacTCTTGCGAAAAAGGGAAGTAACTACGTATAGCTCAAATCTCACTGACAATAATGCTGCACAGCATTTTACAGAAGAAGTACGTTTAGAAAGTTTTAAAAGATCGTATTCTAAATGtgatataaacaaaattagtTCTTTGTATGAAACATTAGAGAACAAGATAAAATgctttgaaaaaataaaaggtgAATGCGTTGCGAAAGAAGAGTTTAATACGGCGaatgaactaaaaaaaattgtaaatatttttatttctttaaaaaatgtaataactttcataaaaggaaaaaaaaagaaatatgtcagagaagaaaattatggaaaagctaaaagattaaaagaaaaagaaataaaaataaaaattataataaagaatatagaagaattgaatataataaataactgTTCAAGAAAATGGTATTATGAATGGCTAGTTTTGTATTATAAAGAACtagaatattatgaaaaagagataaataaaattatgtctaatgaaaatataaaaaaaaattctgcaCTTTTTGATAATCACAAGAATGATAACGATAATGATGTTGacttaaataatattctgTTATTCATTTGTAGCgataacgaaaaaaaaagagagatgGGTTTCGACTTAGCTTACAAACCATTTGAAGATcgagataaaaaatataaaaatttttggcTTAACAATTTAGAATCCTtatgtttaattattaaaagagGAATATCAGATCcgtattataatatatttataaaaagtgtGGTCACTCTAGAAAAAATGCTAAATAAATTCCAAgattactttttaaaattggaTAATAGACATGATGATCATTTTAATGATAAGAACATAAAATAtctaaaacatataatttcttCACTATTGAAACGTTTAGATGATTCTAATTTAGATGTTGTAGACATTtgtataaaaacaataatgatgatgttacataacaattttacttcttttaaaaatgtgttttctattatattatcaatgttgttttattttttttctgccGATGTAACATcagaaataaatgaaaagataaTTGTTAGTTTAATGAGCTTTTACTACTCCTTGATTAACAAATACTATACATCTGtgaaaaatgatattaatttaaaaaaagtactcGAAATTATATCTCTTTTTCTTGAAGTAGATCTTGAATCAATAAAACAAACATCTTTggatttttttgttaatatatataatactgtCGAAAATCGTAACGAACTTTTTgaagaatttttattaaatgtttcATATGATACTAAGAATCTTATAATAAATAGAGTGAATCAAGAAGAAAAGGAGAACACGAAAACTTTAAAGAATGCCAATGATGAGAAAaacgaaaatgaaaatgaaaaacccAAAAAACATTGTTTGTTCATAAATAATgatgaattattaaaaaaaaattcttatttaAACAATAATTATCTTAACATCAAAGAGTTTACATCGTTTGAACATAATACAGAGAAAattgatgaaaatgaaaatgttagTATCGGTGTTATAAGGAATAACAATACAGAAAATTGTACAgctttaaatataaatatgaaagatAATAGACTAGTtgataaaaattcaaaattaacTTTTGTGGAAAATAgccatttaaaaaaagaaaaatgtccTAGTGAAATTCAAGAGCTACAAGATAATAGTACCacagaaaataaagaatatgaAAAGGTACAAATGGTTGCagtaaacaaaatgaaagcAACAGAGACCGATCTCATAACCATAAGTAGCTTACATAAGAAGGAGGCCCCCATAAATGAACAAGTAAAACGTGAAAGCAGTACAAAACACGAGGAAAAgttaacaaataaaagtgAAGATGTAGAAGATTCTACAAAGATAGATGATGAATACGACGAAACAAATGTACCTTCATTTACATGTAAATATTGTTTTAAGTATGATGAAGCTTTTACTGAAATAGGTTTAGAGAAGCACTGGATAAAAAAGTGTCCTATGCTTTGTACCTGTCcaaattgttttttaattgttgAATTAGTTGTCATTTATGATCACTTTCTATCTGAGTGTTCGCATaatcatatgtatacacCGTGTGAATACtgtaataaaattgtaaagaaaaatttattagatTCACATGTAATGAATGAATGTAATGGAAAGAAAACTGAATATCTTTcttgttattattgttctCTTTGCATTGAATCATTTGACATAGATATATGGAGAGCTCATTTTTTATCATGTTCTAAAAATCCTAGATTACagtaa
- a CDS encoding ras-related protein Rab-2: MSPYEYLFKYIIIGDTGVGKSCLLLQFTDKRFRADHDLTIGVEFGARLINLDNKQIKLQIWDTAGQESFRSITRSYYRGAAGALLVYDITRRETFNHLNRWLDEVRQNSNPHMAIILVGNKCDLERREVSVEEGAQFARQNGLIFLETSAKTAKNVEEAFIYTARKIYDNILEDVYDLSNESYGIKYGPTNQYSRVKLDMPSLPESRSSFSCC; this comes from the exons atGTCTCCTTATGAATATTTgtttaagtatataataattggTGATACGg gaGTCGGAAAAAGTTGTCTTTTATTACAATTTACAGACAAAAGATTTAGAGCAGATCATGATTTAACAATAGGTGTAGAATTTGGGGCAAGATTAATTAACTTAGacaataaacaaataaaacttCAAATATGGGATAC TGCAGGTCAAGAATCCTTTAGATCAATAACGAGGTCATATTATCGTGGTGCAGCGGGAGCATTATTAGTTTATGATATTACTCG aAGAGAAACATTTAACCATTTAAACAGATGGTTAGATGAAGTACGACAGAATTCAAACCCACATATGGCAATTATTTTAGTGGGAAATAAATGTGATTTAGAAAGAAGAGAAGTTTCAGTAGAAGAAGGTGCACAATTTGCTAGACAAAATggattaatatttttagaaacTTCTGCAAAAACAGCAAAAAATGTTGAAGAA gcTTTTATTTACACTGCAcggaaaatatatgataatatcCTAGAAGATGTTTATGACTTGAGCAACGAG TCGTATGGAATTAAATATGGGCCAACTAACCAGTACTCAAGAGTGAAATTAG aTATGCCTTCTTTACCGGAATCAAGATCATCATTTAGCTGTTGTTAA